A stretch of DNA from Falco biarmicus isolate bFalBia1 chromosome 6, bFalBia1.pri, whole genome shotgun sequence:
TAGGAGCAATGCTAAGAGGAGAAGACTCTGTGGAAGGCTGGAAACAAGCAGCACGTGTCAAGCTGTATTGGTGACTGGCCAAACCCTCCTTGGCCAGGCTGCTGTGACCAAAGCCTAGAGCTGGACCATAGATTATGGGTCATGATGCACTGATCCTGGAAAGGGAGGTGTTCTGTGTCTGTAGGTAGCTTGGTCTTTGGCCCCTGGGTTTTATAGCAAGGGTCAGGCACTGGTTGGGTTTGAGGGAGATCTGGAGCTGGTCCCAGCAGTGCACTTGGTGGCTGTGAAGAGTCATGTCCTATTTCTCTGTGTCTCTTCCCAGGCAGGGCACAACTTCCGCAACACTGACATGAGCTACGTGAAGAAGCTCTGCGGCACCTTCCTGGGCGGGCCCAAGCTCCCTGAGAGGTGAGTGCCAGGAGAAGGAGATGAAGGCCCTGTAAAAGTTTGTGTGGATGCTCCTGGTGTGTCTGGAGTGGGTGAGGATCTCACCTGGCAGAGGAGATGTGAGCAGGGTTCCCCTGGGTGCAGCTTGTTGGACATCTTGCATGGAATTAAGCACAGATGCATGTGTGGGGGGAACATCCATCCTCTGTCATGCCAGATACTTGACCAATAACGTAATTTGTACTCCTTGAAACTTAAAACGTTGGTAGAGCTGCCTACCTGGTTTGAGGACTTGAAGTATTTATTCTACTTCAGTAAGCAAACAAGAGCCCTTATCCTCCAGATCACCTTCAGAGGAGGTTGGAGAGTCTTGTGCACCCAGTCCTGTTACTCTGGTGTTCCTATAACAGGACTTCTATGTTCTCGCTTGCAGGGTAGATTTTGCTGCAGATATGGAGCTGCCTGATAACTTTGACTCCCGGACGCAGTGGCCTAACTGTCCTACCATCAACGAGATAAGAGACCAAGGCTCTTGTGGTTCTTGCTGGGTAAGAGCATGGGTGGCTTAAGGTCCTGCCAATGCAGAGTTTGCTGGACCAAAAACATGCTGTTGAGTTTGCGACTGAATTACATAAATGGGGTGGTGGGGCACGGGAAGTCCTGCAGTGTCTGAGCTTCTTCTGGGTGGGCTTCTCCCAGCCAGGCTTGTGCTTGCTGCACTCATTGCCAGAAGTTTGCCTGGTTTCTCTCCCGTGGCTGGCTCTAATGGTCTTCCCTTGGGTTTTtggggctgcctgcaggctttTGGTGCCGTCGAAGCAATTTCAGACAGAATCTGCGTTCACACAAACGCCAAGGTGAGCGTGGAGGTCTCAGCGGAGGACTTGCTGTCATGCTGCGGCTTCGAGTGCGGCATGGGGTGAGCTGCTCTGGGTTCTCGTGCGCTTAAAAGGTGGGTGGGAGGAGTGGGGCCACAACCTGAAGATGCTGACCATTTCAGCCCCATTTTCCTAGTCTCCCTAATGAACAGGAAGCCCCACCAGTGGTTTATGCTGTAGTTGCTGGGGTTAGGTGGGAACAGAAAGTTGTCTGCGTGGACTGAAAGTCCCTGAGGGCCACGTCttgccccagcagcagtggatgATGATGGCTGGTGGATGGAGGGCAAGCAGATAACGATGCTTTCCCATGCAGAGTCGCCGGCAGCCTAAGCCAAAGGAAGGATCTTTTAATAGCCCCAATGCCTTGGTTTTCAGGCACAAGCCAAATTTTGCCTGTGGCTTTTGCAGTTGTTGAGAGCGGATGGGtgtgggggatgggggtggggggtgggggcgtaggggtgtgtgtgtctccaagttgtgtggcttttgctgcCTCTGGTGGCAGAGGCTGACCAGGGACCTGGTGAAGCACCACTGCTTTGGGATTTGGAGGCATGGATGCTCTTAGCTCCTTCTTGCCCTGAGGCTTTGATGTCTCGAGGCCTAGAAAtcctggggaaggcagggacaggcttAAAAAGGTTCAACATGCTGAACGCTTCCCTTCAGCCATCCCATGATGGCTCCGTTTCCCCTCTTCTCCCAAAAGGGGGGAAGGCTGGAGCTGgaactgctgcttctttcttcagGTGCAATGGTGGTTACCCCTCTGGCGCATGGAGGTACTGGACAGAGAGGGGCCTCGTGTCTGGGGGTCTCTATGATTCCCATGTGGGTAAGTCCTGGTCAGTACCCTTATGAAAGCAAAGAGGAGCATCTCTGTTACAGCTTCATGTCCTTCAGGGTGCTTCTCTTCTGGTCTGCATCCTTGtggctgctccttccttcaGATCTCTGCTCAAACACTTCTGCTATCCCAGCTGGCTGCTCCTGTCCCCATGGCTCCTTTTGGTCACCCCTTTAGGACAAGGGCCCCTGAAGACCACCTAGAGTCAGGAGACCCATCCAGGAAGGGAGCACAGTAGCCTGACTTAACAACCCCACAAGGCACCTGCTTCCGTAGCAGGAATGAATCAGGCTGTGaatattttggtggtggtggttttggaCCAGTTCAATACACTTTGGATGAGGGCAGGAGTCTTCCTGGCGTGTTTCCCCGTCAAAAAGCAACTTCTAGACTGGAAACCTCTGCTTCCTCCTAGTGTGGCCATAAGTTGGTTcatgttttcatcttttccatcACCTTGTCAAGAGGGGAGATGGCGGGAAGCAGGTCCAGAAGGAAACTCATTGCCAATGCAAGGATTGGCCATCTGGCTGTGACGGACCTGCTCTTGCTTGCACCCCATGAtatgtggggttttggggtCAGAAAGGTTGTGCCCATTCTTGGAGCATATGGTACTTCCTCCAGCATGGCTGATAGACAGGGGTGCTTGGGGACAGCCGGTTCATGCTGCCTCTGTCCTCAACAGGCTGCCGTCCCTACTCCATCCCACCCTGTGAGCACCATGTCAACGGCTCCCGGCCACCGtgcactggggaggggggagaaacCCCCAGGTGCAGCCGGCACTGCGAACCAGGCTACTCGCCCTCATACAAGGAGGACAAGCACTACGGTAAGGGAGGTGGCCTCCAACACCGCTCAGtgcacagcagctccagagctgctCCTAGTGGTAGCTTGGTGGGCTTGGCAGGGTTGGACCTCATCCTAAACTGGTTTATGGTGGTTATTTTCGTGCCCTCGGGATGGGTGGTCCTGGAGGAAAGATAAGCCTGGCAGATGCACAGTTTGTATTTGCTGAGACCCAGCTGAGTTGGGGCGGGGCAGGGACGGGAACTGACTTGAGTCCTCGTGGTGCACGTGCCTGGGTTGAAGGGCATGGTGCTGAGCCCTGTGGGATTACGCTGTCAAAGTCACCTCCTTATTCCTTAGTGGTAGCCAGCCCTATACATGTAGGATAACCTGGCTGCTTCTTGGAGATTTGTCTTAGCCTTGagtagtttggggttttttggaagTGAGGGTGTGTAAGGAGAAAAATACCCAGTGAAGCTGTCTGAAGTAGGTCTGCGGGTACGGAATAGGACTCAGGTTAAATCATTTCCTCTGGAAGAGGATGGTTGGAGCCCACTTTTCCTGCCTGTCTGTGTCGGTGCCTCTGGAACCTTAGAGTTTGAATTTAACCTTTAAGTGGAGAAGGCCTCTTGCACGGACATGCTGAGCAGTCTCTGCAAGTCCCAAGACCCATGTGGCCTGACAATGCTGTATTAATGGTGggacttttttcctccccaggcaTCACATCTTATGGTGTCCCTCACAGTGAGAAGGAAATCATGGCTGAGATCTACAAGAATGGCCCAGTGGAAGGAGCCTTTATTGTCTACGAGGACTTCCTGATGTACAAGTCTGGTGAGCATCAGCACTGAGGCTGTAGGGAGCCCCGTTCCCTGCTTCATCCATAGGTCTGTCTTTTGTGGCCCTTGTCCTGCTACTCAAGTCTGAAAGGAGACTTCAAGTTCACGCTTGAGTATCTGGTGTTGCAAGAACGTGGGGAGATACCATCTCCTGTATCCATTGGTTTCTGCTCCGGACTGGCTCAGGGAGGAAGCCCCAATGGGGAACCCCCAGAACTGCAGCTGAGAACAGCAGCTGGTATTGTAGGTAAACTCCTGGCAGATGGCTCTCCTGGTGTGGACCCTAATTCCCTGTTTGGAACTGCTTGGTATGTGCTGTATTTGGGCCCCTTGCTGAGCGTCTCTAGGTGTCCTTCATGTTGAGCTGATGCTTGGCATCAGTCCTTCCTCCAGACTCTACACTAAGCTTCAGGTCCGCATTTAACCAAAGCCACCTTCTCGGCTGGTCTCTGAGTTTTGATATCAAACGTCTCATGAGCTGTCAGCGCTCTGAAGTGTGGAGACACAGCGCCTGTTGATGTGTTGACTTGTTGCCTTGCAGGTGTCTACCAGCACGTGTCTGGCGAGCAGGTTGGAGGCCATGCAATCCGGatcctgggctggggggtggaCAATGGTACTCCATACTGGCTGGCTGCCAACTCCTGGAACACCGACTGGGGAGACAATGGTGAGGTACCCCTGGGGGCTGCCAGAGGGAACCCCCTCCCCATTCTCCTTGGTGCGATGGGGAGGTtgatttttgttcttgctgtgcTTCCAGGCTTCTTCAAAATCCTTCGAGGAGAGGACCACTGTGGCATCGAGTCTGAGATTGTGGCTGGCATCCCCAGCACGGAGCAATACTGGAAGAAGATGTAACCTTGATCAAACCACAAATAATCCTGAGCCCCCAATGCTTTTAACTGGTAGCAGATTGGGTGCAGAGCCCCTTTCTCCTAAGAGACTGTAGTTGAGGTTACTTTATTaaagctttttatgttttattttttttaatggtatgGCGGAGCTGGAAGTGAAACTGCTCCCTGcaagccctctgctcctggTGAGTCACAGCTGTGGGGCATTCCATGCTCAAAGGACTGCTGGAGGGCTTGCTGGCCTCTTGCACCATGGCAGTTGGTTAGCCTGCACCCTTTCCAGACCGGTCTGTTACCGGGAGGGTAGGAAGCAGTAGTTTTGCTGGTACTAGGGATGTGGTGGGGCAGTGGAGATGGACCCTGCTGGGAAACCATAGTGGGGGTGATTTGCGTACCCCTGGCTGGGTTGGTCTGTTAGTGCCCGATATGTTAGCGTGTGCCTTGAATTGGCTAAATTTAGACCTATTAATGACAAAATACTGACAAACTTGATGaggggctggctctgcctggAGCTGTGTTAAGGCCCCTTCCTGCCCGCAACAAGCCCTTTGTGCGTAGCTTGCTCTGCTCCATCCATTTGGCTGCTTTTTAAACCACTTGTTCGTCAGCTgtttgtttagggtttttttttttcctgctgtagtTTGAGGTTATCGATCCTAGGGAAGGGCCTGGCTGGAGGTCCATGAGCCTTGGATCCAATGTCTTGCAAGCATCTAGGAGCACACTGAAAAGAGCAAACCACCCTTCAGCCATGGCTGGGCAGGTTGGTGTGCAGCAGGTCACACCTCAGTGGGGGTGCTGCACCCAAAATTGGTGTGATGCTTTGGGACTGCGGGTGCTGAACACTGACCAGAGATGAGGGATGTTCCCCATGTTTGCTGCAGGGAGCTCATGCAGATGCTTGGAGGTATCTCACTAAATTGCACACAattgaaccttttttttttcttcagccacAGGCATTAAGAACAAAACCCCTTATTTTTGTTACTGGGGGCAGATGTAATAGCCATGTAGGAGGAATCGTGATTTGTCAACACTAATATagcaaaagagcttttttttattattattttaaagcacaaagTATATTGCTGAGCTGAGGCTACATGCCTGAAATGTGCGAAGCAGGCTCTCCCTTGCACTTTAAAATAGCCCCTTACCTCTGCTTACTCAGACACCAGTGAGACAGAGCTGTGGTGTATGTGATTGGAACAACTGTGCCAATAAATGATTTCTCCGATGTCTTTGTCTCCTGGCCCTTGGTTGACTTTAGACCCCCTCAAACCATTCTCCTGTTCCCTGCATTGTGGAAACCAGGC
This window harbors:
- the CTSB gene encoding cathepsin B, whose product is MWPSVSILCALVAFANARSIPYYPPLSNDLVNHINKLNTTWKAGHNFRNTDMSYVKKLCGTFLGGPKLPERVDFAADMELPDNFDSRTQWPNCPTINEIRDQGSCGSCWAFGAVEAISDRICVHTNAKVSVEVSAEDLLSCCGFECGMGCNGGYPSGAWRYWTERGLVSGGLYDSHVGCRPYSIPPCEHHVNGSRPPCTGEGGETPRCSRHCEPGYSPSYKEDKHYGITSYGVPHSEKEIMAEIYKNGPVEGAFIVYEDFLMYKSGVYQHVSGEQVGGHAIRILGWGVDNGTPYWLAANSWNTDWGDNGFFKILRGEDHCGIESEIVAGIPSTEQYWKKM